ATTACTAGTGGAAAAAACGATGAAGACACCAACAAACGCAACTGCTGCAAACACATAACTCATGTTAAAGCCGCCTTTGCTTATACCTGAAAGAGCAAATACAAATGCTGTAAGGGTGGTACCTACTTTCGCTCCTAAGATAAAGCCAGCACCTTGTTTAACCGTTACAATATTAGCATGAGCAAGCCCGACTGTCATGATCGAAGTGGCTGAAGAAGATTGAACTAGTGCGGTAGCCCCGATTCCGATTCCATAGTTTAGTACTCTGTTCTTATTGAACTTTTTAAATAAATTTCGTATTCCTGATCCTGCGCTTCGTTCCAAACCAGAGCTCATCTGCTTCATGCCAAACATAAATACAGCGACTCCACCTAACATAAGCAGTAAATTCATTATAATTTCCATTATAATTCTCCCTATATTTTATTTTCTTACTGTACCTTATTATGTTGGCAAACAAGGCACTAACTGAATTCCGATTTACCGATCAATCGCCAAAATCATCACCCCTGAGTAGTCATATATCAATTTCTCGGTTGATATTACATTTACATTTCTTATTGTATTTGCTTTTTAATATCGCACTATTAACATCATGCTGCCAGTATAATTCATGCACCCTTTCTCTTATCGTTGAATCCATTTTACACCTCGTTTTTAGGGAACATATCTATATTCATTGTTAACTTGTTTTCATATTTTTTCACATTAATTACAATCTATAATACTTACTCCTCCTATATTTCAGATTTTATAGCCCAACATTTATATTTTTAACTTATTTGGTATTATTTTTCAAGATATTTCGTTTACTATTCTCAATAAATTTCAAAAAAATAATCTCTTTATAATCTCTCCAATAAATTTATGTTACTAATTAATATTGTAAACTACTTAACTACACTTTACAATAATTATGTTCTTTCTATGACAAAGGGGATATTGCATTATGTACCGTCAGTGGTTATGAATACCTAACACACAGACGGAATTACAAATTGCTGATTTTATATGTCTACGGCGGACTATAAGTTCGCCTTATCCATATAAAATCAGCAATATATTCTTCCGACAGTGCATTATGGTAAGTCATAACCACTGACGGTACATAATGCAATATCCCCTTTCTATCTTTCGATATACTATATAATAGATTTCTCTTTACTTCTCAGAATAGTACTCATCTCGTAACAAGCTGTACATATACGCATCAACAATACCCTGATTATTAAAATCACTCTGTCGAAGTATTCCCTCGAATGTAATAAGGATTTTTCTCTCTGAACTATTCTACCAACTCGTCTATCTAAATCCATATCTAATAATCAGCAGTTCTCTATAAAATCCTCATTGGTACCGTCACATCTGATATATTCAACATTTCCCATAATAGTATCTCCCCCTCATAGAAAACAATCATCAAACATAATGACTTGTATTCACGTACTGATTCAATGACCAAATAAGACATAAATCATAATATTCTTTCAATTCCTTACTTTAGATATAATTGTGTTTTACCTTAATCCTTTTTCTACAAGCTGTCAACCCTCTTATTAGATTTTACTACAACATAAAATTTTAAGCTTTTGAACCAGATTATTTGTCAGATAGATTAACCACCCATCTTTCTTTTTTTAATTCTAAATGCGCAATAATGATTTTGCCCACATCTAAAACCTTTACTGCCAGATACATGATAATCGGACTCCAATTTGTAAAAGCCGCCATAAGGAACAACATAGGTAGCATAATCAGAGTAGCACCACCATCTACCCACATACAGACCTTTGTATCACCACCTGCCCGTGAAACAGCCAATTGGGTATTTACATAAGTCCATATTGGCATGAGCGATGCTATCAGCATTAACATACCTTTGCATATCTTTTGTGCACTCTGACTTAAACTACCAAATACAATCGGTACGAGTGCTGTTGTACTAAACCCAAGCAAACACATAAAGCATCCAAACACCAATGCTGCCGATAACATCCATACCTTTTCTTGTTTTGCCCGATTCAATTGGTTACTGCCAAGGGATTTTCCGATTATGACTCCCGTTGTAGTCGTTATTCCAGTAAAGGATACGAAGAGCAGGTTTGCTATAGAAAAGCTTGCTGCCATACCGGATACTATATCAGCTCCTCCCCTTCCATTATAGATAGCTGACGTAATACTTTCTGAAATAACCCACATCATTTGTGAAAGGATAATCATGGAGCCTTTGCTGAGAATCTGACCGAACATCTTAAAATCAACGCGTTTAAGAACTGACAGGTCAATAAAATCGGGCTTGTCTATTATGACATATATGATAAACAGGATCATTTCAATCGTTCTAGCGATTATGGTAGCATATGCTGCTCCCTTTATTTCAAGTCTTGGCATACCTAAGTTTCCATAAATCAATCCCCAATTTAATATTGTATTGATCAATGTAGCTGTCACTGAGATTATCAGTGGCATCTTTACCTTTCCAATCTCTCTGTAGGATGAGGCGATAACATAAGATATAATTGACTGCACACCAACAAAGCCCATTAAGAACATATACTCTTCTCCTTGATCTAAGATCAAATCCGACTGAGTATTTCCTATAACCATAAGACTAAGCACTTTTCTTGTAAAGGCCATGGTTACAATAAAATAAAAGATTGCTAATAAAAAGGAGGTTACCAGTTTAAATGCAAAAGCCTGCTGCATGCCTTCCTTATCCTTTGCTCCAGAAAACTGTGTAAGAAAAATACCTCCTGATGCACAAACGGCACCTAGTAATATCATGAAAATAAATAAAATCTGCCCTGAAATATTAACACCAGACATCTTAATGTCCCCAAGTCCTGATACCATAAAGCTGTCTATCAATGAAACAAGACTTTGTATAAGCGACTGAAGTATAACAGGGATTCCAATTATCAATGCATTTTTATAAAATTGCATATCTCCAAAATAACGTTTATCTTTCAGTATTCTCATTGTTCTCTCCTTTATCACTTGAAAATCACTCTTGTTTCTAATATAATAATATCGTTCAAGCAACGAATAATATATCTATTTATAGTCGAAAAATATCAAAATATATCACATAGGAGAGATATTATGACAAATTCGAGTGATATTATTACAACCCGTAGTGACGGTTCCCAGATTGTAGAATATAATAATCCAACATTTGAGTGCTTCGCAGTAAAATCCTATTACTCTGCTAATAAAACCTATCATGTAACAGAGCACTGGCATGAAGATTTAGAATTTTTATATATCATTGACGGAGAATTGAATTACAACGTCAACGAAAAATCTATGATACTTCATGCAGGGGAGGGTGTCTGTGTTAATTCAAAGCGGATTCATTCCAATCATTCCATCCCAGGGAAACCTTGTGCATACTATTGCAGCATCATCCACCCATCCCTTTTATGTAGCAC
The nucleotide sequence above comes from Variimorphobacter saccharofermentans. Encoded proteins:
- a CDS encoding MATE family efflux transporter encodes the protein MRILKDKRYFGDMQFYKNALIIGIPVILQSLIQSLVSLIDSFMVSGLGDIKMSGVNISGQILFIFMILLGAVCASGGIFLTQFSGAKDKEGMQQAFAFKLVTSFLLAIFYFIVTMAFTRKVLSLMVIGNTQSDLILDQGEEYMFLMGFVGVQSIISYVIASSYREIGKVKMPLIISVTATLINTILNWGLIYGNLGMPRLEIKGAAYATIIARTIEMILFIIYVIIDKPDFIDLSVLKRVDFKMFGQILSKGSMIILSQMMWVISESITSAIYNGRGGADIVSGMAASFSIANLLFVSFTGITTTTGVIIGKSLGSNQLNRAKQEKVWMLSAALVFGCFMCLLGFSTTALVPIVFGSLSQSAQKICKGMLMLIASLMPIWTYVNTQLAVSRAGGDTKVCMWVDGGATLIMLPMLFLMAAFTNWSPIIMYLAVKVLDVGKIIIAHLELKKERWVVNLSDK